A part of Olleya sp. Bg11-27 genomic DNA contains:
- a CDS encoding HipA N-terminal domain-containing protein encodes MRQAKIYYDNLFCGLLTETNDGDFTFKYDAEYVKKHSEQFITFTMPVRKEVFKDQRLFAFFEGLIPEGWLLDIASKNWKINRNDRMGLLLACCRNCIGAVSVESVKENYE; translated from the coding sequence ATGAGACAAGCTAAAATATATTACGACAACCTATTTTGTGGTCTTTTAACTGAAACAAATGATGGCGATTTCACTTTTAAATATGATGCTGAATATGTCAAAAAACATTCAGAACAGTTTATAACCTTCACTATGCCAGTTAGAAAAGAAGTCTTTAAAGACCAACGTTTATTTGCTTTTTTTGAAGGTTTAATTCCAGAAGGATGGTTATTAGACATCGCTTCTAAAAACTGGAAAATTAACAGAAATGATCGCATGGGATTACTTCTCGCCTGCTGTCGGAATTGTATAGGAGCTGTAAGTGTTGAATCTGTAAAAGAAAATTATGAATAA
- a CDS encoding DUF4202 domain-containing protein, whose translation MKPTNFEIAIALIDQKNAEDSNTYSRHGITFSKELLYSQRMSQKLLQFKGEASEALQIAARAQHICRWKIARNQFSMDRVGYLTWRETLKKMHADLTAELLETVGYSKEFIERVSFLINKKMIKKDDESQVIQDVICLVFLEHYFEDFSNKHEEEKIISIVQKTWKKMSEAGHEFALKLKYSEKSLALIQQAIK comes from the coding sequence ATGAAGCCAACAAATTTTGAAATTGCAATAGCATTAATTGATCAGAAAAATGCTGAGGATAGTAATACTTATAGTCGTCACGGAATAACATTTTCTAAAGAATTATTATATTCTCAACGCATGTCTCAAAAATTATTACAATTTAAAGGGGAAGCTTCGGAAGCCCTTCAAATAGCAGCTAGAGCGCAACATATTTGTAGATGGAAAATTGCTAGAAACCAATTTTCTATGGATAGAGTGGGGTATTTGACATGGAGAGAGACTTTAAAAAAAATGCATGCAGATCTTACTGCGGAGTTATTAGAAACGGTTGGTTATAGTAAGGAGTTTATAGAAAGAGTCTCTTTTTTGATTAACAAAAAAATGATTAAAAAGGACGATGAAAGCCAGGTTATTCAAGATGTAATCTGTTTGGTTTTTCTAGAACATTATTTTGAGGACTTTTCAAATAAACATGAAGAAGAAAAGATTATAAGTATTGTTCAGAAAACATGGAAAAAAATGTCGGAGGCAGGACATGAATTTGCTTTAAAACTGAAATATTCTGAAAAAAGTTTGGCTTTAATTCAACAAGCAATCAAATAA
- the cobA gene encoding uroporphyrinogen-III C-methyltransferase has translation MKTSKTAKVTLVGAGPGAKDLITLRGLKAIQSADVILYDALVSDELLSEIDDVIIKIYVGKRCGLHSFTQEEINVLIVENAFKYGHVVRLKGGDPLVFGRANEEIDYVESFGIVVAVVPGISSVIAVPGSQGIPMTQRGVSSSFWVMTATKKEGSFSEDLKFAAQSETTMVILMGIRKFKEIITEVSRYRSALTPFAIIQNGTMKNEAFAVGCIGDISGVIKNMDVSEPGIIVIGDVVSEHPSFFEEEVQRVLYSSL, from the coding sequence ATGAAGACATCAAAAACAGCAAAAGTAACCTTGGTTGGCGCAGGGCCGGGTGCTAAAGATTTAATAACCTTAAGAGGGTTAAAAGCAATCCAAAGCGCAGACGTTATTCTTTATGATGCTTTAGTTAGTGACGAGTTGTTGTCTGAAATAGATGATGTTATTATAAAAATATATGTCGGTAAACGTTGTGGTTTACATTCTTTTACTCAAGAAGAAATCAATGTGCTAATTGTTGAAAATGCATTTAAATACGGTCATGTAGTACGCTTAAAAGGTGGGGATCCATTAGTGTTTGGTAGAGCTAATGAAGAGATTGATTATGTAGAGTCTTTTGGGATTGTTGTAGCGGTAGTTCCTGGTATTTCAAGTGTGATTGCCGTGCCTGGTAGTCAAGGTATACCAATGACTCAGCGTGGTGTAAGTAGTAGTTTTTGGGTGATGACGGCAACTAAAAAGGAAGGTTCCTTTTCTGAAGACCTAAAATTTGCAGCACAATCGGAAACCACAATGGTCATTTTAATGGGGATAAGAAAGTTTAAAGAGATTATTACTGAGGTTAGTCGTTATAGAAGTGCTTTAACTCCTTTTGCCATAATCCAAAATGGAACCATGAAAAACGAAGCGTTTGCTGTTGGTTGTATTGGAGATATTTCGGGTGTTATTAAAAATATGGATGTTTCTGAGCCAGGAATAATTGTTATAGGAGATGTGGTTTCTGAACACCCATCCTTTTTTGAAGAAGAAGTACAACGTGTCTTGTACTCTAGTTTGTAA
- a CDS encoding HipA domain-containing protein: protein MNKCLYCYKEADSGNDFHAACSISFFGTETPPKLEYSLKDMTILAKQVIERSVSVPGVQPKLSMSLLNDNKTDSRLTVVGALGGNYIFKPPSKDYAEMPANEHVTMKMAELFSIDVVPHSLIKLASGELSYITKRIDRAENGSKIHMIDMFQVLEAFDKYRGSMERIGKAIEAYADNTLLDKLRFFELTIFSFLTANNDMHLKNFSIIKTSYGWALSPAYDLLNTAIVNPEDTEELALTIAGKKKKITLQNFIDFGLGLGLSKKQIQSVFKRFLALQKNAEHLINISFLSKEMQNNYVLLLKDRFNTFC, encoded by the coding sequence ATGAATAAGTGTTTATACTGCTATAAAGAAGCCGATTCTGGCAACGATTTTCATGCTGCATGCAGCATCTCTTTTTTTGGTACAGAAACACCTCCAAAATTGGAATATTCATTAAAGGATATGACTATTCTAGCAAAACAGGTTATTGAGAGAAGTGTATCTGTTCCTGGTGTACAACCTAAATTATCAATGTCTTTATTAAATGATAACAAAACAGATAGTCGATTAACAGTCGTTGGAGCTTTAGGAGGAAATTATATTTTTAAACCACCATCTAAAGATTATGCCGAAATGCCAGCAAACGAGCATGTAACTATGAAAATGGCCGAATTATTTAGTATTGATGTGGTACCGCATTCCCTTATTAAGTTAGCCTCTGGAGAGTTGTCTTATATTACTAAACGGATTGATAGAGCCGAAAACGGATCTAAAATACACATGATAGATATGTTTCAAGTACTGGAAGCATTCGACAAATACCGAGGCTCTATGGAACGTATAGGAAAAGCTATAGAGGCTTATGCTGATAATACATTACTTGATAAGCTTCGTTTTTTTGAACTCACTATTTTTAGCTTTCTCACAGCTAATAACGATATGCATTTAAAAAACTTTTCGATAATTAAAACGTCTTATGGTTGGGCATTATCTCCTGCTTACGACCTACTAAATACAGCCATTGTTAATCCTGAAGACACAGAGGAATTAGCATTAACTATTGCAGGAAAAAAGAAAAAAATAACGCTTCAAAACTTTATTGATTTTGGATTAGGCTTAGGATTATCAAAAAAACAAATTCAAAGCGTATTTAAACGTTTTCTAGCACTTCAAAAGAATGCAGAGCATTTAATTAACATCTCTTTTCTCAGTAAAGAAATGCAAAACAATTATGTACTCTTATTGAAGGACAGGTTCAACACATTCTGTTAA
- a CDS encoding bifunctional precorrin-2 dehydrogenase/sirohydrochlorin ferrochelatase: protein MAENELYPIFLKASSLNILIIGGGTVALEKLSFLLKSSPNAQIQMVSPLFRTDTRALAEKFGIEMILESYNQDHLKDKHIVITTTDDIAVNERVYHDCRIRKTLVNVADNPPYCDFYMGGIVTKGNVKIAISTNGKSPTTAKRLRQFFEDVIPDNIDDLVKNLNEYRKTIKGDFEEKVEILNNFTKGLVNRK from the coding sequence ATGGCTGAAAATGAATTATATCCTATATTTTTAAAAGCATCTAGCTTAAATATATTGATTATTGGCGGTGGGACTGTTGCTTTAGAAAAGTTATCTTTTCTATTAAAGTCTAGCCCAAATGCACAAATCCAAATGGTTTCCCCCTTATTTAGAACAGACACCAGAGCGCTAGCTGAAAAATTTGGAATAGAAATGATATTAGAATCGTACAACCAAGATCATCTAAAAGATAAACATATCGTTATAACAACAACGGATGATATCGCTGTTAATGAGCGGGTGTACCACGATTGTAGAATCCGTAAAACTTTAGTTAATGTTGCTGACAATCCTCCATACTGTGATTTCTATATGGGTGGAATAGTCACTAAAGGGAATGTAAAAATAGCCATATCGACCAACGGAAAATCTCCAACAACTGCAAAACGTTTGCGACAATTTTTTGAAGACGTCATACCTGATAATATCGATGATCTTGTAAAAAACCTAAATGAATATAGAAAAACTATTAAAGGAGACTTTGAAGAAAAAGTAGAAATCCTAAATAACTTTACGAAAGGATTAGTAAATAGAAAGTAG
- a CDS encoding 7-cyano-7-deazaguanine synthase — MENKCIEKHAIELEFARDNAKKYTVIEHKTIQLDSQLFSSSALVDSHKQLSAYKDGEKPEGEENAYVSYRNLVFLSMAVSLAESHKINDIYVAFNKDDCVNFWDCTSAFLSQLNTISEHSKTEVHAPLINLTKKEVVQLAKKLDVDLNRTISCYQPSNDMECGVCLSCLVKREAFVKIKAELKK, encoded by the coding sequence TTGGAAAATAAATGTATTGAAAAACACGCAATAGAACTTGAATTTGCGAGAGATAATGCTAAAAAGTATACTGTAATTGAACATAAAACAATTCAATTAGATAGTCAACTCTTTTCAAGTTCTGCTCTTGTGGATAGTCATAAGCAATTATCTGCTTATAAAGATGGAGAAAAACCTGAAGGAGAAGAAAATGCTTATGTCTCATATAGAAATTTAGTGTTTTTAAGTATGGCGGTGAGCCTTGCGGAATCTCACAAAATTAATGATATTTACGTTGCTTTTAATAAGGACGATTGTGTTAATTTTTGGGATTGTACTAGTGCGTTTTTATCTCAATTAAATACGATTTCAGAACACTCAAAAACTGAAGTACACGCGCCACTAATTAACTTAACAAAGAAGGAGGTTGTTCAATTAGCCAAAAAGTTAGATGTCGATTTAAATAGAACAATTAGTTGTTATCAACCATCTAATGATATGGAGTGCGGTGTTTGTTTGAGTTGTCTGGTTAAAAGAGAAGCTTTTGTTAAAATAAAAGCAGAGTTAAAAAAGTAA
- the nirB gene encoding nitrite reductase large subunit NirB: MRKIIIVGNGMVGYKFCEKFVSQEQSENFEITVFGEEPRPAYDRVHLSEFFENQDAKALEMAPTSWYKDNGIDLIVDERVSDIDRTNKTITTAKDNVLAYDYLVLATGSSAFVPPIKGVEKAGVFVYRTIEDLEGMLAYASKIKAKNPQAKAAVLGGGLLGLEAGKAVMDMGLEPHIVEFASKLMPRQLDSRSSQVLQLKLESIGLNIHLSKATNQILGDDAITGMEFGEDDVLEVEMLVISAGIRPRDELGKTCGLDMGIRGGIVVDNRMKTSDENIFAIGEVALYNQMIYGLVAPGYDMAGIAVNQILGNDSLMAETIDMSTKLKLIGVDVASFGEPFMPASKGHSVIFENKTQHLYKRINVSLDGKKLLGGILIGDATDYNMLHQVFLNEMAIPEDPAQLILPLSEGGAAFGSVLDLPDTAQVCSCESLSKGAICGAITDGDCESLSDVIAKTKATTGCGGCKPMVVDLVNETLKSLGKEVKDTICEHFNYNRQELYDLIKVGRVADYNETLDKFGNGHGCEVCKPLVASIFATVTMETANRQPGIQDTNDRFLANIQRNGTYSVVPRVPGGEITPTQLIVIGQVAKKYDLYTKITGGQRIDLFGAQVHELPLIWKELIAAGFESGHAYGKSLRTVKSCVGSTWCRYGMHESVTFAIEIEKRYRGLRSPHKFKGGVSGCIRECAEARGKDFGLIAVDGGWNLYICGNGGATPKHAVLFAEQLDDATAIKYLDRFLMYYIRTAGPLVRTAPWLDKLDGGIAYLKQVIIEDALGIVNDLETEMQGLVNKYECEWKQAVESEEIMKRFKHFVNSDDTDDTIEFVTMRDQKMPKAW; this comes from the coding sequence ATGAGAAAAATTATAATAGTAGGTAATGGAATGGTTGGTTATAAGTTTTGCGAAAAATTTGTGAGCCAAGAACAGAGTGAAAATTTTGAGATTACTGTTTTTGGTGAAGAGCCTAGACCTGCTTACGATAGAGTGCATTTAAGCGAGTTTTTTGAAAATCAAGATGCAAAAGCTTTAGAGATGGCACCTACATCATGGTATAAAGACAATGGAATAGACTTAATTGTAGACGAACGTGTCTCTGATATTGATAGAACTAATAAAACAATCACAACTGCAAAAGATAACGTGTTAGCTTATGATTACTTAGTTTTAGCAACGGGGTCTTCAGCTTTTGTACCTCCAATAAAAGGCGTAGAAAAAGCTGGTGTTTTTGTATATCGTACAATAGAAGATTTAGAAGGGATGTTAGCCTATGCTTCAAAAATTAAAGCCAAAAATCCACAAGCAAAAGCAGCAGTTTTAGGAGGTGGTTTGTTAGGTTTAGAAGCGGGGAAAGCAGTCATGGATATGGGATTAGAGCCGCATATTGTCGAGTTTGCTTCAAAGTTAATGCCAAGACAATTGGATTCTAGAAGTAGTCAAGTGTTACAGTTAAAATTAGAGTCTATAGGTTTAAATATTCATCTTAGTAAAGCAACCAATCAGATTTTAGGAGACGATGCTATCACAGGTATGGAGTTTGGAGAGGATGATGTTTTAGAGGTTGAAATGTTAGTCATTTCGGCTGGTATCCGCCCAAGAGATGAGCTAGGGAAAACTTGTGGATTAGACATGGGTATTCGTGGTGGAATTGTGGTAGATAATAGAATGAAAACGTCTGACGAAAACATTTTTGCTATTGGAGAAGTCGCGTTATACAATCAAATGATTTATGGTCTAGTTGCTCCGGGGTACGATATGGCGGGTATTGCAGTAAATCAGATTTTGGGCAACGATAGTCTTATGGCAGAAACAATTGATATGTCTACCAAATTGAAGTTAATTGGTGTGGATGTCGCAAGTTTTGGAGAGCCTTTTATGCCAGCATCCAAAGGGCATTCAGTTATTTTTGAAAATAAAACACAACATTTATATAAAAGAATTAATGTCAGCCTTGATGGTAAAAAACTATTAGGGGGTATTTTAATTGGTGATGCTACAGATTATAATATGTTGCATCAAGTTTTTTTAAATGAAATGGCAATTCCTGAGGATCCTGCACAATTAATTTTACCGTTAAGTGAAGGTGGAGCAGCTTTTGGAAGTGTTTTAGATTTGCCAGATACCGCTCAAGTATGTTCATGCGAGAGTTTATCTAAAGGCGCTATTTGTGGTGCGATTACAGATGGTGACTGTGAAAGTCTATCCGATGTTATTGCTAAAACTAAAGCAACAACGGGCTGTGGTGGTTGTAAACCTATGGTGGTCGATTTGGTAAACGAAACTTTAAAATCGCTTGGTAAAGAGGTGAAAGATACTATTTGCGAACATTTTAATTATAACAGACAAGAGTTATACGATTTGATTAAAGTTGGTCGTGTTGCAGATTATAATGAGACCTTAGATAAGTTTGGTAATGGGCATGGGTGCGAAGTTTGTAAGCCATTAGTGGCTTCCATTTTTGCAACAGTCACAATGGAGACTGCTAATCGTCAACCGGGAATTCAAGATACTAACGATCGTTTTTTGGCAAATATTCAGAGAAACGGAACGTATTCTGTGGTGCCAAGAGTACCTGGCGGAGAAATTACACCAACCCAATTAATTGTGATTGGGCAGGTGGCAAAAAAATACGATTTATATACTAAAATTACTGGTGGACAAAGAATAGATTTGTTTGGAGCACAAGTACATGAATTACCATTAATTTGGAAAGAATTAATAGCTGCGGGCTTTGAAAGTGGGCATGCATATGGAAAGTCATTAAGAACCGTAAAAAGTTGTGTGGGGTCTACATGGTGCAGATATGGGATGCATGAAAGTGTAACGTTTGCGATTGAAATAGAAAAAAGATACAGAGGTTTACGCTCGCCTCACAAGTTTAAAGGTGGTGTTTCTGGGTGTATTAGAGAGTGTGCCGAAGCTAGAGGTAAGGATTTTGGACTGATTGCAGTAGATGGAGGATGGAATTTATACATCTGTGGAAATGGTGGCGCAACCCCGAAACATGCTGTGTTATTTGCAGAACAATTAGATGATGCTACTGCTATAAAATACTTAGATCGTTTTTTAATGTATTATATAAGAACGGCTGGTCCTTTAGTAAGAACCGCCCCTTGGTTGGATAAGTTGGATGGCGGGATAGCGTATTTAAAGCAAGTGATTATTGAAGATGCTTTGGGTATTGTTAATGACTTAGAAACCGAAATGCAGGGACTAGTAAATAAATACGAATGCGAGTGGAAACAAGCAGTAGAAAGTGAAGAAATAATGAAACGTTTTAAGCATTTTGTGAATTCGGATGATACAGATGATACTATCGAGTTTGTAACCATGCGCGATCAAAAAATGCCTAAAGCTTGGTAA
- a CDS encoding rhomboid family intramembrane serine protease, translating into MGNLNLITIIIIAANVIISYKGFEDHAFFEKYKFNVGAVKRGEQFRIFSSGFLHVNTQHLLFNMLTLYFFAWVVIDRVGQTKFLIIYLVSLVAGSLLSLIFNKNNYHYSAVGASGAVMGIIYSAIMFEPFLLKIYGIVPGWMFGIGYLLYSIYGMKKQIGNIGHDAHFGGAVGGYVTTLIIAPWLFQKDLTMVLVLAIPIVVLFVMQKLGKI; encoded by the coding sequence ATGGGTAATTTAAATTTAATAACTATAATAATTATTGCAGCCAACGTCATCATTTCTTATAAAGGATTTGAAGATCATGCTTTTTTTGAGAAGTATAAATTTAATGTGGGCGCAGTTAAAAGAGGAGAGCAATTCAGAATTTTTAGCTCTGGTTTTTTACATGTTAATACGCAACATTTATTGTTTAATATGCTAACGCTTTACTTTTTTGCGTGGGTAGTTATTGATAGGGTCGGGCAAACCAAGTTTCTAATTATTTATTTAGTAAGTCTAGTCGCAGGGAGTCTATTATCCTTAATATTTAATAAAAACAACTACCATTATAGTGCAGTTGGAGCCAGTGGAGCCGTAATGGGTATTATTTATTCAGCAATAATGTTCGAGCCTTTTCTTCTTAAAATCTATGGTATTGTACCAGGTTGGATGTTTGGTATTGGATACTTATTGTACTCTATTTATGGTATGAAAAAACAAATAGGTAATATTGGTCACGATGCCCATTTTGGAGGCGCTGTTGGTGGTTATGTGACCACTTTAATTATAGCGCCTTGGCTATTTCAAAAAGATTTAACGATGGTTTTAGTACTAGCGATTCCAATTGTGGTGTTATTTGTAATGCAAAAGCTGGGTAAAATTTAG
- a CDS encoding peroxiredoxin family protein, with protein MKPYILLFLVATLSLSCKQEPQTPLVFGTNIGDYAPTFTAKTPEGKDLSLGDIKAKLVILDFWASWCGPCRRENPNVVKMYNKYHSKGLEIVGVSLDKKGQESRWINAIAQDKLTWKHLSNLQGWQEPIAVAYGVRSIPATYILDGDGKIIAKNLRGKALEDKVAEILGH; from the coding sequence ATGAAACCATATATCTTACTTTTTTTAGTGGCTACTTTAAGCTTATCGTGCAAACAAGAACCTCAAACACCGCTTGTTTTTGGTACTAATATTGGTGATTACGCGCCTACATTTACAGCTAAAACACCAGAAGGAAAAGATTTGTCTTTAGGGGATATTAAAGCAAAGTTGGTTATCTTAGATTTTTGGGCAAGTTGGTGTGGCCCTTGTAGACGTGAAAATCCAAACGTGGTAAAAATGTATAATAAATACCATAGTAAAGGTTTAGAGATTGTTGGTGTGTCTTTAGATAAAAAAGGCCAAGAATCCCGTTGGATCAACGCAATAGCACAAGATAAATTAACTTGGAAACACTTATCTAACCTACAAGGTTGGCAAGAACCAATTGCTGTAGCTTATGGTGTACGATCCATACCAGCTACTTATATCCTAGATGGTGATGGTAAAATAATTGCTAAAAACCTACGTGGCAAAGCGCTTGAAGACAAAGTTGCTGAGATTTTAGGACACTAA
- the nirD gene encoding nitrite reductase small subunit NirD codes for MEHILNRYESVSNTEVKTWFKVGQTSDFPENSGACIKYKTKQIAVFNFTRTGKWYASQNLCPHKMEMVLSLGMIGDKEGVPKVACPLHKKNFSLENGSNLAGEDLKIAVYPIKIENENVYIGFED; via the coding sequence ATGGAACATATATTAAATCGATATGAATCGGTGTCAAATACAGAGGTGAAGACATGGTTTAAAGTTGGTCAAACTTCAGATTTCCCAGAAAATAGTGGTGCTTGTATTAAATATAAAACCAAGCAAATAGCAGTGTTTAATTTTACAAGAACCGGTAAATGGTATGCTAGTCAGAATTTATGTCCTCATAAAATGGAAATGGTATTGTCTTTAGGAATGATCGGTGATAAGGAAGGTGTACCTAAAGTTGCTTGTCCTTTGCATAAAAAAAACTTCTCCTTAGAAAATGGCTCAAATTTAGCAGGAGAAGATTTGAAAATAGCAGTATATCCAATTAAGATTGAAAATGAAAATGTTTATATTGGCTTTGAAGATTAG
- the mnmE gene encoding tRNA uridine-5-carboxymethylaminomethyl(34) synthesis GTPase MnmE, which yields MIYNDTIVALATASGAGAVAIIRLSGKDAIAIADQCFESVKKTKKLLQQKTHTIHLGHIVDDKRTIDQVLVSVFKNPNSYTGEDVVEVSCHGSIYIQQEIIQLFLRNGCRMANAGEFTLRSFLNGKLDLSQAEAVADLIASDNEASHQIAMQQMRGGFSSEIAKLREELMNFASLIELELDFAEEDVEFADRSQFQALVEKITFVLKRLIDSFAVGNVIKNGIPVAIVGEPNVGKSTLLNALLNEDRAIVSAIAGTTRDTIEDELVIEGIGFRFIDTAGIRETEDVVESIGIKKTFEKMEQAQVIVLLFSAEEFKTESKRVTFEIEKIKNKFPLKPLVIIANKIDTLTPQELDVLTAQFENVHLLSAKSGIGVEELKEKMIGFVNTGALRNNETIVTNTRHYDSLLKAFEEIQKVKYGLESGLSGDLLAIDIRQALYHFGEITGEITSDDLLGNIFANFCIGK from the coding sequence ATGATTTATAACGACACAATTGTAGCATTAGCAACCGCTTCCGGAGCAGGAGCAGTGGCCATTATTAGGTTATCAGGTAAAGATGCTATTGCTATCGCAGACCAGTGTTTTGAGTCTGTTAAAAAGACAAAAAAACTGTTACAACAAAAAACGCATACCATACATTTAGGTCATATTGTGGATGATAAACGGACGATTGACCAAGTATTAGTATCGGTTTTTAAAAACCCTAATTCTTATACTGGTGAAGATGTTGTGGAAGTCTCTTGTCATGGGTCTATCTATATTCAACAAGAAATTATTCAATTATTTTTAAGAAATGGTTGCCGAATGGCTAATGCTGGCGAATTTACGCTACGTTCATTTTTAAACGGTAAATTGGATTTAAGTCAAGCGGAAGCGGTCGCAGATTTAATTGCGAGTGATAATGAAGCGTCGCATCAAATAGCGATGCAACAAATGCGTGGTGGTTTTTCTAGCGAAATCGCAAAATTGCGCGAAGAATTAATGAATTTTGCGTCGTTAATCGAGTTAGAATTGGATTTTGCAGAGGAAGATGTCGAGTTTGCAGACCGCTCTCAGTTTCAGGCTTTGGTCGAGAAAATCACCTTTGTCTTAAAACGCTTAATAGACAGTTTTGCGGTAGGTAATGTGATTAAAAACGGAATTCCTGTGGCCATCGTAGGCGAACCTAATGTGGGGAAATCAACATTGTTAAATGCGCTTTTAAATGAAGATCGAGCAATTGTTAGCGCTATTGCAGGAACAACAAGAGATACTATTGAAGACGAATTAGTGATTGAAGGTATCGGTTTTAGATTTATTGATACGGCAGGGATTAGAGAGACAGAAGATGTTGTAGAAAGTATAGGTATAAAGAAAACATTCGAAAAAATGGAACAGGCGCAAGTTATTGTGCTTCTGTTTTCTGCTGAAGAATTTAAAACAGAAAGCAAACGAGTCACCTTTGAAATTGAAAAAATAAAAAATAAATTCCCACTAAAACCTTTAGTGATCATAGCTAATAAAATTGATACGTTAACGCCTCAGGAATTGGACGTTTTAACCGCTCAGTTTGAAAATGTTCATTTATTATCTGCTAAATCTGGTATAGGCGTAGAGGAGTTAAAAGAAAAAATGATTGGTTTTGTTAATACAGGCGCACTTCGTAATAACGAAACTATTGTAACTAACACCAGACATTATGATTCGTTATTAAAAGCTTTTGAAGAAATTCAGAAAGTCAAATATGGCCTAGAATCGGGGTTGTCAGGAGATTTATTAGCGATAGATATTAGACAAGCGTTATACCATTTTGGAGAAATTACAGGCGAAATTACTAGTGATGATTTGCTAGGTAATATTTTTGCTAATTTCTGTATTGGAAAATAA
- a CDS encoding type II toxin-antitoxin system Y4mF family antitoxin, whose amino-acid sequence MKELAEFVKERRKEVNLTQEEFADRSGVALTVIRKIEQDKTNLNLEKVNQVLKMFGHKLVPVSLKELEDNETS is encoded by the coding sequence ATGAAAGAATTAGCAGAATTTGTAAAAGAACGCAGAAAAGAGGTCAATTTAACACAAGAAGAGTTTGCGGATAGATCTGGTGTTGCACTTACAGTAATACGAAAAATAGAACAAGACAAAACGAATTTAAATTTAGAAAAAGTAAACCAAGTTTTAAAAATGTTTGGTCATAAACTTGTTCCGGTAAGCTTAAAAGAATTAGAAGATAATGAGACAAGCTAA